The Natrinema salaciae genome includes a window with the following:
- a CDS encoding bacterio-opsin activator domain-containing protein, translating to MSDGTVTVVDDAPCVLVVGDTEPVDDAMDALATGFDGATLLRERTLEGALERLTDREVHCLVCPFVAPDERSGSGESLVERLAARADDRPIVAVVDGGEADRALAAGASDVVDRDESATVLTARVETAAERERYRLAASRPAHRYRSILEHAAAIVWVLDADGGVEYASPAVESRMGYTPTELERTTITRLVHPDDRDAAREALASVAAAPVGTTERLTLRLGHADGTWHVSELACTNRLEDPAVDGIVVTRTGVPSATADAVGDGARAGLDRLAAPFFAIGPRGELQYANEAAIRLVPGIDRSSDDGVPTGAVVWELLPPNLGGTIADSVREAETTDSVVETETTVPSIEGRLAIAVHPGDDGVSIWARERTPEDAASPAAGDRDRLALLESVVDALDDGLAVLEGSTVRLANPALLELAGADALVGRDVADLFDDELAAAVRERARSAVVRWMDPVSGTLEPDRDGAPVPVDVVAIPLPGPDRTLCVVRDGRNGPRAALPVVRRTVAALRRADTPVAVREAVVDAIREFASADVAVWYHGDADRLRPAAVSTATDRASDAQPARSPDAGPSIEPLSIDPDGTPLSDLLEGGRPTVFDRSAFADVLARTGVRAERVLAVPVAGRGVVLATSTEPMAFGGLDLDPIDALSDAGAVALESLERADDLRACRHDRSRLQTVAERAERLRETERSMLRADTREDVERRLCEAAVSLGALESDDGIELAWVGRADDGPETLEPTTWAGRDGEFLESTTVPLGPDVGAPAGTAAATREPALIQDLATSETARGDAAEAGRTWRRRLLERGFRSALSVPISSGAFHHGTLTVYAGRPSAFDERTRRVCTHLASIAGSAIGALRTKAALLADRVTELEVVCRDDAEPLSAIAHRLGERLDVRAVVPRSSGGSTVFCSVAAAESAAVRAPIESLPAVDSVSIVGQENGDPVLEIVLPAATAPPIARTVADHGGVLRSVTPVDERTRLAIDLGDPIGVRPFVQALERVHPGTELLARRERDRSPRSARVVDALIDELTDQQRRTLEAAYYGGFFEWPREHTGEEVAESLGISQPTFSRHLRTAERKLFELLFDGSTGD from the coding sequence GTGAGCGACGGCACTGTGACCGTCGTCGACGACGCGCCGTGCGTGCTCGTCGTCGGCGACACCGAGCCGGTCGACGACGCGATGGACGCCCTCGCGACGGGATTCGATGGTGCCACACTGCTCCGAGAGCGAACGCTCGAGGGTGCGCTGGAGCGACTCACCGATCGCGAGGTGCACTGTCTCGTCTGCCCGTTCGTCGCGCCGGACGAGCGATCGGGCTCGGGGGAGTCGCTAGTCGAGCGGCTCGCAGCCCGGGCGGACGACCGCCCGATCGTCGCCGTGGTCGACGGTGGGGAGGCCGATCGAGCGCTCGCGGCCGGGGCGAGCGACGTCGTCGACCGCGACGAGTCCGCGACGGTGCTGACCGCCCGCGTCGAGACCGCCGCCGAGCGAGAGCGATACCGGCTGGCCGCGTCGCGACCGGCCCACAGGTATCGGTCGATCCTCGAGCACGCCGCGGCGATCGTCTGGGTCCTCGACGCCGACGGCGGCGTCGAGTACGCGAGTCCAGCCGTCGAGTCCCGGATGGGGTACACGCCGACCGAACTCGAGCGAACGACGATCACCCGGCTCGTCCACCCGGACGATCGCGACGCCGCCCGCGAGGCGCTCGCGTCCGTCGCCGCGGCCCCCGTCGGGACGACCGAACGCCTCACCCTCCGGCTCGGTCACGCCGACGGCACCTGGCACGTCTCGGAACTCGCCTGCACCAATCGACTCGAGGACCCGGCCGTCGACGGGATCGTCGTCACTCGAACCGGCGTCCCGTCGGCGACGGCCGACGCCGTCGGCGACGGCGCTCGGGCGGGACTCGATCGGCTCGCTGCCCCGTTTTTCGCGATCGGTCCGCGCGGCGAACTGCAGTACGCCAACGAGGCGGCGATTCGCCTGGTACCCGGTATCGATCGGTCGAGTGACGACGGCGTTCCGACGGGCGCAGTCGTCTGGGAGCTCCTCCCCCCAAATCTCGGCGGGACGATCGCCGACAGCGTTCGCGAGGCCGAAACGACCGACTCGGTCGTCGAAACCGAGACGACCGTCCCCTCGATCGAGGGACGCCTCGCGATCGCCGTGCATCCCGGCGACGACGGTGTTTCGATCTGGGCGAGGGAACGCACGCCCGAGGACGCGGCGTCGCCAGCCGCGGGGGACCGCGATCGCCTCGCCCTCCTCGAGTCCGTCGTCGACGCGCTGGACGACGGACTCGCCGTGCTCGAGGGGTCGACCGTTCGGCTGGCGAACCCGGCCCTGCTGGAGCTCGCCGGTGCGGACGCGCTCGTCGGTCGGGACGTCGCGGACCTGTTCGACGACGAACTCGCGGCGGCGGTTCGAGAGCGGGCCCGATCGGCGGTCGTCAGGTGGATGGACCCCGTTTCGGGGACGCTCGAGCCCGACCGGGACGGCGCGCCGGTCCCGGTCGACGTGGTCGCGATTCCGCTGCCGGGTCCGGATCGAACGCTCTGCGTCGTCCGGGACGGACGCAACGGCCCGAGAGCCGCGCTGCCGGTGGTCCGGCGAACCGTCGCGGCCCTCCGCCGTGCCGACACACCGGTCGCCGTTCGCGAGGCCGTCGTCGATGCGATCCGCGAGTTCGCGAGCGCCGACGTCGCCGTCTGGTACCACGGGGATGCGGACCGGCTTCGCCCGGCGGCCGTCTCGACGGCTACGGACCGCGCCTCCGACGCTCAGCCCGCCCGTAGCCCCGACGCTGGGCCGTCGATCGAGCCCCTGTCGATCGACCCCGACGGGACCCCGCTGTCCGATCTTCTCGAGGGAGGGAGGCCGACCGTCTTCGATCGATCGGCGTTCGCCGACGTGCTCGCGCGAACCGGAGTCCGCGCCGAACGGGTTCTGGCCGTCCCGGTCGCGGGTCGAGGCGTCGTCCTCGCGACCAGCACGGAGCCGATGGCCTTCGGCGGGCTCGATCTCGATCCGATCGACGCCTTGTCGGACGCCGGCGCGGTCGCGCTCGAGTCCCTCGAGCGCGCCGACGACCTGCGGGCGTGCCGACACGATCGATCGCGGCTGCAGACCGTGGCGGAGCGGGCGGAACGGCTCCGGGAGACCGAACGGTCGATGCTGCGCGCAGACACGCGCGAAGACGTCGAGCGACGGCTCTGCGAGGCGGCCGTCTCGCTGGGAGCCCTCGAGTCCGACGACGGCATCGAACTCGCCTGGGTCGGCCGCGCGGACGACGGTCCCGAGACCCTCGAGCCGACGACGTGGGCCGGTCGCGACGGCGAGTTCCTCGAGTCGACGACGGTTCCGCTCGGACCGGACGTCGGTGCGCCGGCGGGGACCGCGGCCGCGACTCGCGAACCAGCCCTGATCCAGGACCTCGCGACGAGCGAGACCGCCCGCGGCGATGCCGCTGAAGCGGGCCGGACGTGGCGTCGCCGCCTTCTCGAACGCGGCTTCCGATCGGCGCTGAGCGTCCCGATCTCGTCCGGAGCGTTCCACCACGGCACGCTGACCGTGTACGCGGGGCGACCGTCGGCGTTCGACGAGCGGACGCGGCGGGTCTGCACTCACCTCGCGTCGATCGCTGGCAGCGCGATCGGCGCACTTCGGACGAAAGCGGCGTTGCTCGCCGATCGGGTCACCGAACTCGAGGTCGTCTGTCGGGACGACGCGGAACCGCTGTCCGCGATCGCGCACCGACTCGGGGAGCGCCTCGACGTGCGAGCCGTGGTCCCCCGGTCGTCGGGCGGGTCGACGGTGTTCTGTTCGGTCGCGGCGGCCGAATCGGCCGCCGTCCGCGCTCCGATCGAGTCACTCCCGGCGGTCGACTCGGTCTCGATCGTCGGCCAGGAGAACGGTGATCCCGTCCTCGAGATCGTCCTCCCCGCGGCGACGGCTCCCCCCATCGCGCGGACGGTCGCGGACCACGGCGGCGTGCTCCGCTCGGTCACGCCGGTCGACGAACGGACCAGGCTCGCGATCGACCTCGGCGATCCGATCGGCGTTCGGCCGTTCGTGCAGGCGCTCGAGCGGGTCCACCCGGGGACGGAACTGCTCGCCCGCCGGGAACGAGACCGATCGCCGCGCTCGGCACGAGTCGTCGATGCGCTGATCGACGAACTCACGGACCAACAGCGGCGGACGCTCGAGGCGGCGTACTACGGCGGCTTCTTCGAGTGGCCGCGCGAACACACGGGTGAGGAGGTCGCCGAGTCGCTCGGGATCTCCCAGCCGACGTTCAGCCGCCACCTCCGGACGGCCGAGCGCAAGCTGTTCGAGCTGTTGTTCGACGGATCGACCGGCGACTGA
- a CDS encoding DUF5786 family protein, which produces MGFGSYDESEQQEQTTDDEDVEAVNVHENDHHGEMSFESDVSTDELVDQLGSMKDDDDE; this is translated from the coding sequence ATGGGTTTTGGTAGCTACGACGAATCAGAACAACAGGAGCAGACGACCGACGACGAGGACGTCGAAGCGGTCAACGTCCACGAAAACGATCATCACGGTGAGATGTCGTTCGAATCCGACGTCTCGACGGACGAGCTGGTCGACCAGCTCGGCTCGATGAAGGACGACGACGACGAGTAA
- a CDS encoding universal stress protein, producing the protein MHQDLLLATDGSDAAERAADHGIELASELGATLHVLSVSEDGPQAANKQDKLRSDPEDEAVTAAERTKEAAERDGVDVTTDIRHGVPQEQVVDFAETNAVDMIIVGTAGRSGLDHLISGSVAEEIVRNAPVPVLTVRDRS; encoded by the coding sequence ATGCATCAGGATTTGCTTCTCGCGACCGACGGGAGCGACGCCGCCGAGCGGGCGGCCGATCACGGTATCGAACTCGCGAGCGAACTCGGTGCGACCCTGCACGTGCTGTCCGTTTCGGAGGACGGTCCGCAGGCAGCGAACAAACAGGACAAACTGCGGTCAGATCCGGAGGACGAGGCCGTGACGGCCGCGGAACGAACCAAAGAAGCGGCGGAACGGGACGGCGTCGACGTGACGACGGACATTCGCCACGGCGTCCCACAGGAGCAGGTCGTCGACTTCGCGGAGACGAACGCCGTCGATATGATCATCGTCGGAACGGCCGGCCGATCCGGTCTGGACCACCTGATCTCCGGCAGCGTCGCCGAGGAAATCGTTCGGAACGCGCCGGTTCCGGTCCTCACCGTCCGCGACCGGTCCTGA
- a CDS encoding DUF7563 family protein — protein MSTDPSAKWTPMTSGQQTTAPRCVNCGNQVTRQFARVFGDNRDVVHACPDCATYREMKTSDFIPKEVR, from the coding sequence ATGTCGACGGATCCATCCGCGAAGTGGACGCCCATGACGTCCGGCCAGCAAACGACTGCCCCCCGCTGTGTCAACTGTGGCAATCAGGTGACTCGCCAGTTCGCCCGCGTCTTCGGCGACAACCGCGACGTCGTCCACGCCTGTCCCGACTGTGCGACGTACCGTGAAATGAAGACGTCCGATTTCATTCCCAAGGAAGTCAGATAG
- the glmU gene encoding bifunctional sugar-1-phosphate nucleotidylyltransferase/acetyltransferase — protein MKAIVLAAGEGTRIRPLSESRPKPMLPVGDRPLAAHAVDAAVDAGADEIVLVVGYESETVREYFGAERRGVPVSYAVQTEQAGTAHAVDSARDHIDGPFAVLNGDNLYDPAAIDRLFAECPAVCAATVASPSNYGVLSTTDGTVTDIVEKPDDPPTTLANAGAYAFPAEAREWLEVPQSDRGEREITDVLARLVERYAVTPVTLERWLDVGRPWELLDANEWKLGELERRLDGDVSDAAHLEGRVVVEDGATVRPGVVIEGPVLIREGATVGPNASVRGATLIGADVSIGTGADVKNSVLSRGTSVGKLSSVAESVLGRNVDIGAGTNVATRRRDDAEVEVTVKGERRSTGRRTFGVVAGDEVRTGVDATLTPGLKLDTGVTTEPGETVERDR, from the coding sequence ATGAAAGCGATCGTTCTCGCAGCAGGTGAAGGCACGCGGATCAGACCGCTCTCCGAGTCCCGCCCGAAGCCGATGCTTCCCGTCGGCGACCGACCGCTCGCCGCACACGCGGTCGACGCCGCCGTCGACGCCGGGGCCGACGAGATCGTCCTCGTCGTCGGCTACGAGAGTGAGACGGTCCGGGAGTACTTCGGTGCCGAACGCCGGGGCGTGCCGGTCTCGTACGCCGTCCAGACCGAGCAGGCGGGGACGGCCCACGCCGTCGACAGCGCCCGCGACCACATCGACGGCCCGTTCGCCGTCCTGAACGGCGACAACCTGTACGATCCGGCCGCGATCGACCGCCTGTTCGCCGAGTGTCCGGCGGTCTGTGCCGCCACGGTGGCGTCCCCCAGTAACTACGGCGTCCTCAGCACGACCGACGGCACCGTCACCGACATCGTCGAGAAGCCCGACGATCCACCGACGACCCTCGCGAACGCCGGCGCGTACGCCTTCCCCGCCGAGGCCCGGGAGTGGCTCGAGGTTCCGCAGAGCGATCGAGGTGAACGCGAGATCACGGACGTGCTCGCGCGGCTCGTCGAGCGGTACGCGGTCACCCCCGTGACGCTCGAGCGGTGGCTCGACGTCGGTCGCCCCTGGGAGCTGCTCGACGCGAACGAGTGGAAGCTCGGCGAACTCGAGCGGCGGCTCGACGGCGACGTGAGCGATGCGGCCCACCTCGAGGGACGCGTGGTCGTCGAAGACGGGGCGACGGTGCGGCCGGGCGTCGTGATCGAGGGGCCGGTACTGATTCGGGAGGGAGCGACCGTCGGGCCGAACGCATCCGTTCGCGGGGCGACGCTGATCGGTGCGGACGTCTCGATCGGAACTGGCGCTGACGTGAAAAACAGCGTCCTCTCGCGGGGCACGTCGGTCGGGAAGCTCTCGTCGGTCGCGGAGAGCGTCCTCGGGCGGAACGTCGACATCGGGGCGGGGACGAACGTGGCGACCCGTCGGCGCGACGACGCCGAGGTCGAGGTCACCGTCAAAGGCGAGCGACGCTCGACGGGCCGACGAACGTTCGGCGTCGTCGCCGGTGACGAGGTCCGGACGGGCGTCGACGCGACGCTGACGCCGGGCCTGAAGCTCGACACCGGTGTGACGACGGAGCCCGGCGAAACGGTCGAACGGGACCGATAA
- a CDS encoding helix-turn-helix domain-containing protein, with amino-acid sequence MADGPVSIDTADTDELAEAEGVTDASADRATGVRSRAEGGIVAQLRLDHPDLFLQPTLRNAPDVSVEPDYWTTVEPDRTFVFLTVQGTAFEGFETALETDPTVTDPVLVDRYPDRRVYRVTLTDRATTFVAETARVGGRLLELSAARDGWLVQLRFPDRERLVAFNDVCRERDISVTVDHLRISDDDDDGVVALTDKQQELLAVAHEEGYFDVPRGISQDELADRLDVSKSAVSQRLRRAIGELCTSTLS; translated from the coding sequence ATGGCGGATGGTCCCGTGAGCATCGACACCGCCGATACCGACGAACTGGCGGAGGCCGAGGGCGTAACCGATGCCAGCGCCGACCGCGCGACCGGCGTTCGGTCACGGGCCGAAGGCGGGATCGTCGCCCAGCTTCGACTCGATCACCCGGACCTGTTCCTGCAGCCGACCCTCCGGAACGCACCGGACGTCTCCGTCGAGCCCGACTACTGGACGACCGTCGAACCGGACCGCACGTTCGTCTTTCTCACCGTCCAGGGAACCGCCTTCGAGGGCTTCGAAACCGCCCTCGAGACGGACCCGACCGTCACCGATCCGGTGCTCGTCGATCGCTATCCCGACCGACGGGTCTATCGGGTCACGCTCACCGACCGCGCGACGACGTTCGTCGCCGAAACCGCCCGCGTCGGCGGCCGCCTGCTCGAGCTCTCCGCCGCTCGAGACGGGTGGCTCGTCCAGCTTCGCTTCCCCGACCGGGAACGACTCGTCGCGTTCAACGACGTCTGTCGCGAGCGCGATATCTCGGTCACAGTCGACCACCTCCGCATCTCCGACGACGACGACGACGGCGTCGTCGCCCTGACCGACAAACAACAGGAACTGCTCGCAGTGGCCCACGAGGAGGGGTACTTCGACGTTCCGCGCGGCATCTCCCAGGACGAACTCGCGGACCGGCTCGACGTCTCGAAGTCGGCTGTGTCCCAGCGACTGCGGCGCGCGATCGGCGAACTCTGCACGTCGACCCTTTCCTGA
- the glmS gene encoding glutamine--fructose-6-phosphate transaminase (isomerizing) produces MCGIIGRVGDGNALEPLLTGLENLEYRGYDSAGVAVQNGSGIDVQKRSGKVEELKDSIGEPLHGEVGIGHTRWSTHGPPTDANAHPHTDESEDVAVVHNGIIENYAELRERLAATGYEFTSDTDTEVIPHLVQYHLDAGCDSETAFRRAIDELEGSYAVTAMVSGEHVLYAARQGSPLVVGMEDGEYFLASDVPAFLEYTDSVVYLEDGDVVVVDEDGVEFTDLEGNPITRPSETVEWDPEQAGKGEYDHFMLKEINEQPTSLAQAIEGRVDSTTERIALSDFEPGTFENVDSVQFVACGTSYHAALYGSLTLNQAGVQSTALLANEYSVSAPPIDDDTLVIAVTQSGETADTLNALRRADAEGARTLTVTNVVGSTAAREADDTLFIRAGPEIGVAATKTFSSQAVMLALLGQRIAGDLRNGPPADLESLLPALESMPTDIDALLDESDAETIAERYRDSQSYFFIGRGLGFPVALEGALKFKEITYEHAEGFASGELKHGPLALVTPETPVFAIFTGQEDEKTLKNAEEAQTRGAPVIAVCPDGHPAVETADEHLAIPDTDPELAGLLANVQLQLVSYYAADLLGRPIDKPRNLAKSVTVE; encoded by the coding sequence ATGTGTGGAATCATCGGTCGCGTCGGCGACGGAAACGCGCTCGAACCGTTGCTGACGGGCCTGGAGAACCTCGAGTACCGCGGCTACGACTCGGCCGGCGTCGCAGTCCAGAACGGCTCCGGGATCGACGTGCAAAAACGCTCCGGGAAGGTCGAAGAGCTGAAAGACTCGATCGGCGAACCGCTCCACGGCGAGGTCGGGATCGGACACACTCGCTGGAGCACCCACGGGCCGCCGACCGACGCGAACGCCCACCCCCACACGGACGAGAGCGAGGACGTCGCGGTCGTCCACAACGGGATCATCGAGAACTACGCCGAACTCAGGGAGCGGCTGGCGGCGACCGGCTACGAGTTCACGAGCGACACCGACACCGAGGTCATCCCGCACCTCGTCCAGTACCACCTCGACGCGGGATGCGACAGCGAGACGGCGTTCCGGCGAGCGATCGACGAACTCGAGGGCAGCTACGCCGTCACCGCGATGGTCTCCGGCGAGCACGTCCTCTACGCGGCCCGGCAGGGCTCCCCGCTCGTCGTCGGCATGGAGGACGGCGAGTACTTCCTCGCGAGCGACGTGCCGGCGTTCCTCGAGTACACCGACAGCGTCGTCTACCTCGAAGACGGGGACGTCGTCGTCGTCGACGAGGATGGCGTCGAGTTCACCGACCTCGAGGGTAACCCGATCACGCGGCCGTCCGAGACGGTGGAATGGGACCCCGAGCAGGCGGGCAAGGGCGAGTACGACCACTTCATGCTCAAGGAGATCAACGAGCAGCCGACGTCGCTGGCCCAGGCGATCGAGGGTCGGGTCGATTCCACGACCGAACGGATCGCGCTCTCCGACTTCGAACCCGGGACCTTCGAGAACGTCGACAGCGTCCAGTTCGTCGCCTGCGGGACCTCGTATCACGCCGCGCTGTACGGCTCGCTCACGCTGAACCAGGCGGGGGTGCAGTCGACGGCGCTTCTGGCCAACGAGTACAGCGTCTCCGCGCCGCCGATCGACGACGACACCCTGGTGATCGCGGTCACCCAGAGCGGCGAAACGGCCGACACCCTCAACGCGCTCCGGCGGGCCGACGCCGAGGGCGCTCGCACGCTCACGGTGACGAACGTCGTCGGGTCGACGGCCGCCCGCGAGGCCGACGACACCCTCTTCATCCGCGCCGGGCCGGAGATCGGCGTCGCCGCGACGAAGACGTTCTCCTCGCAGGCCGTCATGCTCGCGCTGCTGGGCCAGCGCATCGCCGGCGACCTGCGGAACGGGCCGCCGGCCGACCTCGAGTCGCTGTTGCCGGCCCTCGAGTCGATGCCCACCGACATCGACGCGTTGCTCGACGAGTCGGACGCCGAGACGATCGCCGAGCGGTACCGCGACAGCCAGTCGTACTTCTTCATCGGCCGCGGCCTCGGATTCCCCGTGGCGCTCGAGGGCGCGCTGAAGTTCAAGGAGATCACGTACGAACACGCCGAAGGCTTCGCCTCCGGTGAGCTCAAACACGGGCCGCTGGCGCTCGTCACGCCCGAGACGCCGGTGTTCGCCATCTTCACCGGACAGGAAGACGAGAAGACGCTGAAAAACGCGGAGGAGGCACAGACCCGCGGCGCGCCCGTGATCGCGGTCTGTCCCGACGGCCACCCGGCCGTCGAAACCGCCGACGAGCACCTCGCGATTCCCGACACCGACCCCGAACTCGCGGGGCTGCTCGCGAACGTCCAGCTCCAGCTCGTCTCCTACTACGCCGCGGACCTCCTCGGTCGCCCGATCGACAAACCGCGGAACCTGGCCAAGAGCGTCACGGTCGAGTAG
- a CDS encoding TlpA family protein disulfide reductase — MRRRDVIAGIGSLGVVGGASAVAIGGVPSFGSTEDADPVEPQMVETIDAPGSEAGEVRVPASDQPTFIDFFATWCPPCSEQMPALIEAHERVGDDVLFMSVTNENVGGSVTKEEVADWWADHDGNWTLGIDPIRDLSAQYSIGGLPYAVAIDVDGRVQWSDSGRKSADEFVDGIERAIEN; from the coding sequence ATGCGCAGACGGGATGTCATCGCCGGAATCGGCAGCCTCGGTGTGGTCGGTGGCGCGAGTGCGGTCGCTATCGGCGGCGTCCCCTCGTTCGGGAGTACCGAGGACGCCGACCCCGTCGAGCCACAGATGGTGGAGACGATCGACGCGCCGGGCAGCGAGGCCGGCGAGGTGCGCGTGCCGGCGTCCGACCAGCCGACGTTCATCGACTTCTTCGCGACGTGGTGCCCTCCCTGTTCCGAGCAGATGCCCGCTCTCATCGAGGCTCACGAGCGAGTCGGCGACGACGTATTGTTCATGTCTGTCACGAACGAGAACGTCGGCGGCTCGGTCACGAAAGAAGAGGTCGCAGACTGGTGGGCGGACCACGACGGAAACTGGACGCTCGGCATCGATCCGATCAGAGACCTGAGCGCCCAGTACTCGATCGGGGGGCTCCCGTACGCCGTCGCGATCGACGTCGACGGGCGCGTTCAGTGGTCGGACAGCGGTCGGAAGTCCGCGGACGAATTCGTCGACGGCATCGAACGAGCGATCGAGAACTAA
- a CDS encoding cytochrome c biogenesis CcdA family protein, whose product MVDTTLATSIAFGLTSGIATFFSPCSYPLLPGYVGFYVSQTDGDRASLGGALSRGLIAGLGVLVTFGVLLGATFWVGYSTLSQITLFEVIAGLVLIAFGLLIVFDRAPSPSIALPKRRSSVLGFAIFGVGYALAAAGCVAPVFFGVVTRALSLPTTGAAVLLGTYVGSFVVLMVSLTVATGMGLVAGAGRLAAYTGLLKRLAGAVMIVAGVGQLYLAIVVLDAL is encoded by the coding sequence ATGGTCGATACGACACTCGCGACGTCGATCGCGTTCGGACTGACCTCCGGGATCGCGACGTTCTTCTCCCCGTGTTCCTACCCGCTCCTGCCGGGCTACGTCGGTTTCTACGTCAGTCAGACCGACGGCGACCGCGCGTCGCTCGGCGGCGCGCTCAGCCGGGGACTGATCGCCGGTCTGGGCGTGTTGGTCACCTTCGGCGTCTTACTCGGGGCGACGTTCTGGGTCGGCTACTCGACGCTGTCGCAGATCACCCTGTTCGAGGTCATTGCCGGTCTCGTCCTGATCGCGTTCGGACTCCTGATCGTCTTCGACCGCGCGCCGTCGCCGTCGATCGCGCTCCCGAAGCGGCGCTCGAGCGTGCTCGGATTCGCGATCTTTGGCGTCGGCTACGCGCTGGCGGCGGCTGGCTGTGTCGCGCCGGTGTTCTTCGGCGTCGTCACCCGCGCCCTCTCGCTGCCGACGACCGGGGCGGCGGTCCTCCTCGGAACGTACGTCGGGAGCTTCGTCGTGCTCATGGTGTCGCTGACCGTCGCGACGGGGATGGGGCTGGTCGCCGGTGCCGGCCGGCTCGCGGCGTACACCGGACTGCTGAAACGCCTCGCGGGGGCCGTCATGATCGTCGCCGGCGTCGGACAGCTCTATCTCGCGATCGTCGTTCTCGACGCGCTCTGA
- a CDS encoding MarR family transcriptional regulator, protein MAGTATDDDSLGDLPPSAKLVYKVLEYEAPLTQEGIATESRLCPRTVRYALGKLEDHGLVTSRACLEDARQSKYRIGE, encoded by the coding sequence ATGGCCGGCACCGCGACCGACGACGACTCGCTCGGCGACCTCCCGCCCAGCGCGAAACTCGTCTACAAGGTCCTCGAGTACGAAGCGCCGCTGACTCAGGAGGGGATCGCGACCGAATCCCGGCTCTGCCCGCGGACCGTCCGCTACGCGCTGGGGAAACTCGAGGACCACGGACTCGTGACCAGCCGCGCCTGTCTCGAGGACGCCCGGCAGTCGAAGTACCGAATCGGCGAGTAA
- the glmM gene encoding phosphoglucosamine mutase has protein sequence MFGTSGIRGRVGDEVTAELALSVGRAVASEGHDRVVVGRDVRESGSMLVDAIGAGLRECGADVVTVGVESTPTIARAIAHLDADAGVVVTASHNPAEDNGIKLWTPSGKAFGPEKRKAIERRVREDDFELAAWDGVGDRTGRDGVRDHHADALRKAVSLERSPSVVVDVGNGAGGITAAVLDDLGCRVRTLNGQRDGSFPGRPSEPTEETLETLSTLVAGTDAELGIAHDGDADRMVAVDETGTFVPKDALLALFARAAAGEGDRVAAPVDTSLAVDDALAAVGASLTRTRVGDVYVAERTTESDVVFGGEPSGAWIWPEETRCPDGPLAACKLVELVAGRGALAALVAEIEGYPIRRTSIEVEDKRAVMAEVSERVSERYDDIDTLDGVRVGTEAGWFLLRASGTQPLIRVTAEARSASDADELFETARTMVSETVGTDA, from the coding sequence ATGTTCGGAACCAGCGGTATTCGCGGTCGGGTCGGCGACGAGGTGACGGCGGAGCTGGCGCTGTCGGTCGGTCGAGCGGTCGCCTCGGAGGGACACGATCGGGTCGTCGTCGGTCGCGACGTCCGCGAGAGCGGCTCCATGCTCGTCGACGCGATCGGCGCGGGACTGCGCGAGTGCGGCGCGGACGTTGTCACGGTCGGCGTCGAGTCGACGCCGACGATCGCTCGAGCGATCGCCCACCTCGACGCCGACGCGGGGGTCGTGGTGACCGCCTCGCACAACCCGGCGGAAGACAACGGGATCAAACTCTGGACCCCGTCGGGGAAGGCCTTCGGGCCCGAGAAGCGCAAGGCGATCGAGCGACGGGTCCGCGAGGACGACTTCGAGCTGGCCGCGTGGGACGGCGTCGGCGACCGAACCGGTCGCGATGGCGTGCGGGACCACCACGCCGACGCGCTCCGGAAGGCGGTCTCGCTCGAGCGGTCCCCGAGCGTCGTCGTGGACGTCGGCAACGGTGCCGGCGGCATCACGGCGGCGGTGCTCGACGACCTCGGCTGTCGGGTCCGCACCCTCAACGGGCAGCGGGACGGCTCCTTCCCCGGCCGACCGAGCGAACCGACCGAAGAGACCCTCGAGACGCTCTCGACGCTGGTCGCGGGGACGGACGCCGAGCTCGGGATCGCCCACGACGGCGACGCCGATCGCATGGTGGCGGTCGACGAAACCGGAACGTTCGTCCCGAAAGACGCGTTGCTCGCGCTGTTCGCTCGAGCGGCGGCGGGGGAGGGGGACCGCGTCGCCGCCCCCGTCGATACGAGTCTCGCCGTCGACGACGCGCTGGCGGCGGTCGGGGCGTCGCTGACTCGGACGCGGGTCGGGGACGTCTACGTCGCGGAGCGGACGACCGAGTCCGACGTCGTCTTCGGCGGCGAGCCGAGCGGTGCCTGGATCTGGCCCGAGGAGACCCGTTGTCCGGACGGCCCGCTCGCGGCCTGTAAACTGGTCGAACTGGTCGCCGGGCGGGGGGCGCTGGCGGCACTCGTCGCGGAGATCGAAGGGTATCCGATTCGGCGAACGTCGATCGAAGTCGAAGACAAGCGGGCCGTCATGGCCGAGGTCAGCGAACGCGTGAGCGAACGATACGACGATATCGACACGCTCGACGGCGTCAGAGTCGGGACCGAAGCCGGGTGGTTTCTGCTCCGTGCGAGCGGCACGCAGCCGTTGATCCGGGTTACCGCGGAGGCGAGATCGGCGTCAGACGCCGACGAGTTGTTCGAGACCGCACGGACGATGGTTTCCGAGACCGTTGGGACGGACGCCTGA